One genomic region from Erythrobacter mangrovi encodes:
- a CDS encoding ETC complex I subunit → MAARIYQRPKNAMQSGKARTDEWVLEFEQSEARRADPLMGWTGSGDTQAQVQLTFASKDEAKAYAEKYGIVARVHATPSKTLKLQAYADNFR, encoded by the coding sequence ATGGCAGCACGAATCTATCAGCGACCGAAGAACGCCATGCAGTCGGGCAAGGCTCGCACCGATGAGTGGGTACTCGAGTTTGAGCAATCCGAAGCCCGTCGCGCGGACCCGCTGATGGGCTGGACAGGCAGTGGCGACACGCAGGCTCAGGTCCAATTGACCTTCGCGAGCAAGGATGAAGCCAAGGCCTATGCCGAGAAATACGGCATCGTCGCACGCGTCCACGCGACGCCCAGCAAGACGCTCAAACTGCAGGCCTACGCCGACAATTTTCGGTAA
- the hrpB gene encoding ATP-dependent helicase HrpB codes for MTRLPIHSVLPDLLAALRERSGAVLVAPPGAGKTTAVAPALLDEPWCTGTIILTSPRRVAARAAAERMAEMLGEKPGETVGYLTRLDSKRSARTRILVVTEAIFVNTILADAELAGISAVLFDEAHERHLDSDLGLALALETRTVLREDLRVLVMSATIDGQRFARLLDPECPTIESEGRAYPLRIEWLGSSPQVSIEEAMTAAVARAWREGQGDILAFLPGVREIERTRERLEGRLPEALVLPLHGQVEPAGQRAAIRRDPEGRRRVVLATAIAETSLTLDGVSVVVDSGLSRHAEFDRAAGTTHLVTHRASQAAAAQRAGRAARQGPGVAYRLWEEAGHAGRAPYDLPEMLTADLAPLVLGLARWGTTDPASLQWLDPPPEASVSAARRTLQALGALDDQGRITPRGEQLAHLPLDPQGAATVLFGAEHGVAENAAQLALLLQERGLGGSGDDLEQRLSRWNADRGARADASRRLAARWARSAEQLVSRTGERNPSLGILLAAGRPEFIAKRRDAHGENWIAAGGRGFILDPTSPLARSEFIVIGDAQGQAKGARITAAIALDEAELERWLPERIERHKRLDWTGDRVEASLERRLGAINLASGSDPAPDPQAIVDILVEKALENPAKLLPRDLLARARYAGISALSPDKLAENAALWLVPLLAGRRDLDLPRSRLVDALLSQLDWDARQRLDRFAPREFVSPAGTSHAIDYTGEDAPSVEVRVQALFGLEQHPMVGDTPLLLKLTSPAGRPIQATRDLPGFWRGSWADVRKDMKGRYPKHRWPEEPWAEKPSLKTKNAFSRSEG; via the coding sequence GACCACGGCTGTCGCACCGGCTCTGCTCGACGAACCATGGTGCACGGGCACGATCATCCTGACTTCGCCACGCCGTGTCGCCGCCCGAGCTGCTGCCGAGCGTATGGCCGAGATGCTCGGCGAGAAACCGGGGGAAACGGTAGGGTATCTTACGCGCCTCGACAGCAAGCGGTCGGCCAGGACGCGAATTCTCGTCGTTACCGAGGCGATTTTCGTGAACACGATCCTTGCCGATGCAGAACTGGCGGGCATTTCCGCGGTCCTGTTCGACGAGGCGCACGAACGACATCTCGATAGCGACCTTGGCCTTGCCCTCGCGCTAGAGACGCGTACCGTGTTGCGTGAAGACCTGCGCGTGCTGGTCATGTCGGCGACCATCGATGGACAACGCTTCGCGCGACTCCTCGACCCGGAGTGCCCGACGATCGAGAGCGAGGGGCGGGCCTATCCCTTGAGGATCGAGTGGCTTGGGTCTTCGCCGCAGGTCTCAATAGAGGAAGCAATGACCGCGGCTGTTGCCCGCGCTTGGCGCGAAGGGCAGGGTGATATCCTCGCCTTCTTGCCCGGCGTGCGTGAGATAGAGCGGACGCGTGAACGGCTTGAGGGCCGATTGCCGGAGGCGCTGGTGTTGCCGCTTCACGGGCAGGTCGAGCCCGCAGGCCAGCGCGCTGCGATCCGGCGCGACCCGGAAGGTCGCAGGCGAGTGGTGCTGGCAACCGCGATTGCCGAGACCTCGCTCACGCTCGACGGTGTTTCGGTGGTGGTCGACAGTGGCTTGTCACGCCATGCGGAGTTCGATCGAGCTGCGGGTACAACTCACCTCGTCACACATCGTGCCAGCCAGGCAGCCGCGGCGCAGCGCGCCGGTCGTGCCGCGCGGCAGGGCCCAGGCGTGGCCTACCGCCTCTGGGAGGAGGCAGGGCACGCCGGGCGGGCACCATACGATCTGCCAGAGATGCTGACCGCGGACCTCGCACCCCTGGTGCTTGGTCTGGCCCGGTGGGGCACCACCGATCCGGCAAGCCTGCAATGGCTTGATCCCCCGCCGGAAGCCTCTGTCTCGGCAGCGCGGAGGACGCTTCAAGCACTGGGGGCACTCGATGATCAGGGACGCATCACGCCGCGCGGAGAGCAGCTCGCGCATTTACCGCTCGATCCCCAGGGGGCTGCCACGGTGCTGTTCGGGGCCGAGCATGGCGTGGCAGAGAATGCCGCGCAGCTCGCGTTGCTCTTGCAGGAACGTGGGCTGGGCGGAAGTGGAGACGATCTTGAACAGCGCCTCTCGCGCTGGAATGCCGACCGGGGTGCGCGCGCAGATGCGAGCCGCAGGCTGGCGGCGCGCTGGGCCCGCAGCGCCGAGCAACTGGTATCGAGAACTGGCGAGAGGAACCCTTCACTGGGCATCCTCCTGGCCGCGGGGAGGCCCGAATTCATCGCCAAGCGACGCGACGCGCATGGCGAGAACTGGATTGCCGCCGGGGGCAGGGGATTCATCCTCGACCCTACATCTCCGCTGGCCCGGTCCGAATTTATCGTGATCGGCGACGCGCAGGGCCAAGCGAAGGGCGCGCGGATCACCGCGGCGATCGCTCTCGATGAAGCAGAGCTCGAACGTTGGCTGCCGGAAAGGATTGAACGCCACAAGAGACTGGACTGGACGGGTGATCGAGTGGAGGCGTCGCTCGAACGCCGGCTTGGGGCGATCAACTTGGCGAGTGGCTCCGACCCTGCGCCCGATCCGCAGGCGATTGTGGATATCCTTGTGGAAAAAGCACTGGAAAACCCGGCAAAACTTCTTCCGAGGGATCTTCTGGCGCGTGCCCGATATGCCGGGATCTCGGCTCTTTCGCCCGACAAACTGGCCGAGAATGCGGCGCTCTGGCTCGTGCCTTTGCTCGCCGGTCGGCGCGACCTTGATCTGCCGCGGTCGCGCCTGGTCGACGCTTTGCTCTCCCAACTCGATTGGGACGCACGTCAGCGGCTGGACCGGTTCGCGCCTCGCGAGTTCGTTTCGCCTGCCGGAACCAGCCATGCGATTGACTATACGGGTGAAGACGCTCCCAGCGTCGAAGTTCGCGTACAGGCACTATTCGGGTTGGAGCAGCATCCGATGGTCGGGGACACGCCACTTCTGCTCAAGCTCACCAGCCCTGCAGGGCGTCCAATCCAAGCCACGCGCGACCTTCCCGGCTTCTGGCGCGGCAGTTGGGCGGATGTGCGTAAGGACATGAAGGGAAGGTACCCCAAGCACCGCTGGCCCGAAGAACCCTGGGCGGAAAAGCCCAGCCTGAAGACCAAGAACGCCTTTTCTCGTTCGGAAGGTTGA
- the lon gene encoding endopeptidase La: MTPNFPLLPLRDIVVFPGMIVPLFVGRAKSVAALEVAMEGSKDIFLLAQLDPGCDDPDRDDLYDVGVVAQVLQLLKLPDGTVRVLVQGTRRATLERLTPEGEHVLAGVSYTDTVTASGSEVLAMMRQVIEQFGEYAKLNKKIGDDAVEKLADIDDAGELADTIAAALNAKVSDKQALLVEHDPLKRLEMVMSFMEGELSVLQVERRIRGRVKRQMEKTQREYYLNEQLKAIQNELGGGDEDGGNEIAELTEKIGKTKLSKEAREKAEAELKKLRSMQPMSAEATVIRNYLDVLLGLPWGKKSKVKKDIAKAQEVLDADHYALEKVKDRIVEYLAVQARTRKLKGPILCLVGPPGVGKTSLGKSIAKATGREFVRQSLGGVRDEAEIRGHRRTYIGSLPGKIVTNLRKAGKSNPLFLLDEIDKLGQDFRGDPASALLEVLDPEQNSKFQDHYLELDIDLSDVMFVCTANSLNLPQPLLDRMEIIRLEGYTEDEKVEIATRHLLPKQVKEHGLKKGEFALEEAALRDLVRYYTREAGVRTLERELARLARKSLRQILEGKVKSVTITPDNLADFAGVRKYKHGMSEDEAQVGAVTGLAWTEVGGELLTIESVTTVGKGEVKTTGKLGEVMNESVAAAFSFVKARAPHYGIKPNLFQRRNIHVHLPEGAVPKDGPSAGIGMVTSIVSTLTGVPVRPDVAMTGEVTLRGRVLPIGGLKEKLLAALRGGIKKVLIPEENVKDLAEIPANVKEGLEIVPVAHVDEVLEHALCAKLESIEWTEADDLASQPDHPHAPPPSRTAH, encoded by the coding sequence ATGACACCCAACTTCCCCCTCCTTCCGTTGCGCGACATCGTCGTCTTCCCCGGCATGATCGTGCCTTTGTTCGTTGGCCGAGCCAAGTCGGTCGCAGCGCTCGAAGTGGCGATGGAAGGATCGAAGGACATCTTCCTCCTGGCACAACTCGATCCGGGCTGCGACGACCCTGATCGCGACGATCTCTATGACGTCGGCGTAGTGGCGCAGGTGCTCCAGCTGCTCAAACTGCCGGACGGGACCGTTCGTGTGCTGGTGCAAGGCACCCGTCGCGCGACGCTGGAACGCCTTACGCCCGAGGGCGAGCACGTGCTCGCCGGTGTTTCCTACACCGATACCGTGACTGCATCGGGCAGCGAAGTGCTGGCGATGATGCGGCAGGTGATCGAGCAGTTTGGCGAGTACGCCAAGCTGAACAAGAAGATCGGCGATGATGCGGTCGAGAAACTCGCAGACATCGACGACGCGGGCGAACTGGCCGATACCATTGCCGCCGCGCTCAATGCCAAGGTCTCCGACAAGCAGGCGCTGCTGGTCGAGCACGATCCGCTGAAGCGGCTCGAAATGGTGATGTCCTTCATGGAAGGCGAGTTGTCGGTGCTCCAGGTCGAACGCCGCATTCGCGGCCGTGTGAAGCGGCAGATGGAGAAGACCCAGCGCGAATATTACCTCAACGAGCAGCTCAAGGCGATCCAGAACGAGCTGGGCGGCGGCGACGAGGATGGCGGCAACGAGATCGCCGAGCTGACCGAGAAGATCGGCAAGACCAAGCTCAGCAAGGAAGCGCGCGAAAAGGCCGAGGCGGAACTCAAGAAGCTCAGGAGCATGCAGCCGATGAGCGCGGAGGCCACCGTCATCCGCAACTATCTCGATGTCTTGCTCGGCCTGCCGTGGGGCAAGAAGAGCAAGGTCAAGAAGGATATCGCCAAGGCCCAGGAGGTCCTCGACGCGGATCACTATGCGCTTGAGAAGGTCAAGGACCGGATCGTCGAGTATCTCGCGGTCCAGGCGCGCACGCGCAAGCTGAAGGGCCCGATCCTGTGCCTCGTCGGACCGCCGGGTGTGGGTAAGACCAGCCTTGGCAAGTCGATCGCCAAGGCGACCGGACGCGAATTCGTGCGCCAGTCACTGGGCGGCGTGCGCGACGAAGCAGAAATTCGCGGTCACCGGCGGACCTATATCGGTTCGCTTCCGGGCAAGATCGTCACCAACCTGCGTAAGGCGGGCAAGTCGAACCCGTTGTTCCTCCTCGATGAGATCGACAAGCTTGGTCAGGATTTCCGGGGCGACCCTGCTTCGGCCCTGCTCGAAGTGCTCGACCCCGAACAGAACAGCAAGTTCCAGGACCACTACCTCGAACTCGACATCGACCTGTCTGACGTGATGTTCGTGTGTACCGCGAACAGCCTCAACCTGCCGCAACCTTTGCTCGATCGCATGGAGATCATTCGTCTCGAGGGGTACACCGAGGACGAGAAGGTCGAGATCGCGACCCGCCACCTGCTGCCCAAGCAGGTCAAGGAGCACGGCCTGAAGAAGGGCGAATTTGCGCTGGAAGAGGCCGCATTGCGCGACCTCGTACGCTACTATACTCGCGAAGCTGGCGTGCGTACGCTTGAGCGCGAGCTGGCGCGCCTTGCTCGCAAGAGCTTGCGCCAGATCCTCGAAGGCAAGGTCAAGAGCGTCACCATTACGCCCGACAACCTTGCCGACTTTGCCGGCGTGCGGAAGTATAAGCACGGCATGAGCGAGGACGAGGCGCAGGTTGGCGCCGTAACTGGCCTGGCCTGGACGGAAGTCGGCGGCGAACTCCTCACGATCGAGAGCGTCACCACCGTGGGCAAGGGCGAGGTGAAGACCACCGGCAAGCTCGGCGAAGTGATGAACGAAAGTGTCGCGGCGGCCTTCAGCTTCGTTAAGGCCCGCGCGCCTCACTACGGGATCAAGCCGAACCTGTTCCAGCGCCGCAACATCCATGTCCACCTTCCGGAAGGCGCAGTGCCCAAGGACGGTCCTAGCGCGGGTATCGGCATGGTCACGTCGATTGTCTCGACGCTGACTGGCGTCCCCGTGCGGCCCGATGTTGCGATGACCGGGGAAGTCACCCTGCGCGGCCGCGTGCTGCCGATCGGCGGCCTCAAGGAGAAGCTCCTCGCTGCATTGCGCGGCGGTATCAAGAAGGTCCTGATTCCGGAAGAGAACGTCAAGGACCTCGCCGAGATTCCCGCCAATGTGAAGGAAGGTCTGGAGATCGTTCCTGTCGCCCATGTCGACGAAGTTCTCGAGCATGCCCTGTGCGCCAAGCTCGAGTCGATCGAATGGACCGAGGCGGACGACCTGGCCAGCCAGCCGGACCACCCGCACGCGCCGCCACCATCGCGAACCGCGCACTGA
- a CDS encoding YbaB/EbfC family nucleoid-associated protein: MNMEEMLAQAQKAAETIQKQMNDAQAKLDTLEVEGSAGGGLVKVRATARGRILGVAIDDSLMKPEEKQMVEDLVTAAFNDARDRADRLSGEEMAKIQQGIGLPPGMKLPGM; this comes from the coding sequence ATGAATATGGAAGAAATGCTCGCCCAGGCCCAGAAGGCGGCCGAGACGATCCAGAAGCAGATGAACGATGCCCAGGCCAAGCTGGACACGCTCGAAGTCGAGGGCAGTGCCGGCGGTGGCTTGGTCAAGGTCCGTGCTACTGCACGCGGGCGCATTCTCGGTGTGGCTATCGACGACAGCTTGATGAAGCCGGAAGAGAAGCAGATGGTCGAAGACCTCGTTACCGCGGCCTTCAACGATGCACGCGATCGCGCGGACCGACTTTCGGGCGAGGAGATGGCGAAGATCCAGCAGGGCATCGGCCTTCCGCCGGGGATGAAACTGCCAGGTATGTGA
- the rlmB gene encoding 23S rRNA (guanosine(2251)-2'-O)-methyltransferase RlmB encodes MAKGERKKALRGRAGRMKGGRGSGRAGTGQVRLWGRHAVEAALKNPERVHRKLWATREGIESLDGELPHDFPLEYADASDLARLVAKDAPHQGLVLECAPLEDIHLDEVLDGDSSRPIVVLDQVTDPHNVGAIMRSAAAFGAAALVTQDRHAPPEGGVIGKSASGALEVLPWVRVVNLARALEQIAEAGYWRIGLTGAAASTLAEALPEGPVALVLGAEGEGMRHNIEQHCDALAKLPIGEEIESLNVSNAAAISLYAVATR; translated from the coding sequence ATGGCAAAAGGCGAACGCAAGAAGGCTCTACGCGGCAGGGCTGGTCGAATGAAGGGTGGGCGCGGCAGCGGTCGTGCAGGCACGGGGCAGGTGCGCTTGTGGGGACGGCACGCGGTCGAGGCAGCGCTCAAGAACCCCGAGCGCGTCCATCGCAAGCTGTGGGCTACGCGCGAAGGCATCGAATCGCTCGACGGCGAGCTGCCCCACGACTTCCCGCTCGAATACGCCGATGCCAGCGACCTTGCCCGGTTGGTGGCGAAGGATGCGCCCCACCAAGGGCTGGTGCTCGAATGCGCCCCGCTGGAGGACATCCACCTCGACGAAGTGCTCGATGGTGATTCGTCCCGGCCAATCGTGGTGCTGGACCAAGTCACCGACCCGCACAATGTCGGCGCAATCATGCGCTCGGCCGCTGCGTTTGGTGCTGCCGCGCTGGTAACGCAGGATCGCCACGCCCCGCCCGAAGGCGGAGTGATCGGCAAATCGGCCTCCGGCGCGCTCGAAGTGCTACCCTGGGTACGCGTGGTCAATCTTGCCCGCGCGCTCGAGCAAATAGCCGAGGCTGGGTACTGGCGCATCGGCCTGACCGGCGCAGCCGCTTCTACATTGGCCGAAGCACTTCCTGAGGGCCCTGTCGCACTCGTTCTGGGGGCGGAAGGAGAAGGCATGCGGCACAACATCGAACAGCACTGCGACGCGCTGGCCAAGCTGCCGATCGGTGAGGAAATCGAAAGCCTGAATGTTTCGAATGCCGCGGCGATCTCGCTATACGCCGTAGCCACACGCTAG
- a CDS encoding Lrp/AsnC family transcriptional regulator, with amino-acid sequence MNNTVGVLAQQMYAKLVRMLPNFGTKLSMLDRFDLTLLNLVQRNDAQTADELARAVPLSPSALARRLRRLRREGWIARTVALLAPRLTERRLRAIVMIQLGEHTDQRGKAALLRRVDAAPQVQFCYELAGAFDLLMLVDCDNMAEFNCVIEQVLEVDQVVRRYETNFVKRETKFSPFVELRSNDPVS; translated from the coding sequence TTGAACAATACAGTAGGAGTTCTCGCGCAGCAAATGTACGCAAAATTAGTGCGCATGCTGCCAAATTTTGGCACGAAGCTCTCGATGTTGGACCGATTCGATTTAACCCTGCTCAACCTGGTTCAGCGCAATGACGCGCAGACGGCCGACGAGCTTGCCCGCGCAGTCCCCCTTTCACCTTCAGCCCTCGCTCGGCGGCTGAGGCGATTACGTCGCGAAGGTTGGATTGCCCGAACCGTCGCGCTGCTTGCGCCACGCCTTACGGAACGGCGCTTGCGTGCAATCGTGATGATTCAATTGGGCGAGCATACAGACCAACGAGGCAAAGCTGCCCTGTTGCGCCGCGTTGACGCGGCACCGCAGGTCCAGTTCTGCTATGAACTCGCCGGAGCTTTCGACCTGCTGATGCTGGTCGATTGCGACAACATGGCCGAATTCAACTGTGTCATCGAACAAGTGCTGGAGGTCGATCAGGTCGTGCGTCGTTACGAAACGAACTTCGTCAAACGCGAGACGAAGTTCTCACCATTCGTCGAGCTCAGGTCGAACGATCCCGTTTCCTGA
- a CDS encoding DNA polymerase III subunit gamma/tau, giving the protein MGDSPDNPEGLPWETEVEKVDAPTAAELEAAGQESMFGNPAPEPTPSHPPVPEAPAVEAPKPAPSAGTQPYRVLARKYRPQTFAELIGQDAMVRTLANAIARDRLAHAFLMTGVRGVGKTSTARLIAKALNCVGPDGQGGPTISPCGECEPCRAIAEGRHIDVIEMDAASHTGVDDVREIIEAVRYAAVSARYKIYIIDEVHMLSRNAFNALLKTLEEPPAHVKFLFATTEVDKLPVTVLSRTQRFDLRRIPVEMLQAHFAEICHKEGVEAEDEALHIVASAAEGSVRDGLSILDQAIAHADLDTEGRVTAARVRDMLGLADKSAQRRLLGYVLAGDGKALLAAVDEQYALGVEPLALMRAQMDLVHRIALVQVSGGEVDAPTAEERSALAEWGERLEVGQVHRLWQLLLKGHEEVRLAPDPLVSLRMALLRVLHAGQMPDPGRLARQLETMAERAPAASDQSARSPQGGEAPSAQTGPDWRALVEAIDARGMMQEASVMRLQVRVVELDDGLLRYGRDPKFTEDIAPVIKDTLYRHTQSRWTVEELPGGVGAPSLVEQEQAARDAASAAIRAHPLVKAAFEAFPDAELVEDGGATPTRREIPWSRNA; this is encoded by the coding sequence ATGGGTGATTCACCGGACAATCCCGAAGGCCTCCCCTGGGAAACCGAGGTCGAGAAGGTCGACGCGCCGACCGCTGCCGAGCTTGAGGCAGCGGGGCAGGAATCCATGTTTGGTAACCCGGCGCCGGAGCCAACACCCTCCCATCCACCGGTTCCCGAAGCTCCTGCCGTTGAGGCGCCTAAGCCGGCACCGTCTGCTGGTACGCAGCCCTATCGCGTGCTTGCACGGAAATATCGCCCGCAGACCTTTGCCGAGCTGATCGGGCAGGATGCCATGGTCCGCACTTTGGCCAATGCCATCGCGCGCGACCGACTGGCGCACGCCTTCCTGATGACCGGCGTGCGCGGGGTGGGCAAGACCTCGACTGCGCGGTTGATCGCAAAGGCGCTCAATTGCGTCGGGCCGGACGGGCAGGGCGGGCCGACGATCAGCCCATGCGGCGAGTGCGAGCCTTGCCGGGCGATCGCCGAGGGCCGCCACATCGATGTGATCGAGATGGACGCCGCATCGCACACGGGTGTCGACGACGTTCGCGAGATCATTGAAGCAGTACGCTACGCCGCTGTCAGTGCGCGTTACAAGATCTACATCATCGACGAAGTCCACATGTTGTCTCGCAATGCATTCAATGCTTTGCTCAAGACACTTGAGGAGCCGCCCGCGCATGTGAAATTCCTCTTCGCCACGACCGAAGTCGACAAGCTGCCGGTCACCGTACTCAGCCGCACGCAGCGTTTCGACCTGCGTCGCATCCCCGTGGAAATGCTCCAGGCCCACTTCGCCGAGATTTGCCACAAGGAGGGTGTGGAGGCCGAGGATGAGGCCTTGCATATCGTCGCGAGCGCGGCGGAAGGGTCGGTTCGCGACGGCCTGTCGATTCTCGACCAGGCGATCGCGCACGCCGACCTCGACACTGAAGGTCGTGTGACGGCTGCACGCGTTCGGGACATGCTGGGTCTCGCCGACAAGTCGGCTCAGCGTCGCCTGCTTGGCTACGTGCTGGCGGGTGATGGCAAGGCCTTGCTGGCTGCGGTCGACGAACAGTATGCCTTGGGTGTCGAACCACTGGCTTTGATGCGCGCGCAGATGGACCTCGTTCACCGGATCGCGCTTGTGCAGGTATCCGGAGGCGAAGTGGATGCGCCGACCGCTGAGGAGCGGAGCGCGCTGGCCGAATGGGGTGAGCGCCTTGAAGTCGGGCAGGTGCATCGCCTGTGGCAATTGCTGCTCAAAGGGCATGAAGAAGTGCGGCTCGCGCCCGATCCGCTGGTATCGCTGCGCATGGCTCTCTTACGCGTGCTGCACGCCGGGCAGATGCCCGATCCCGGCCGGCTGGCCAGGCAGCTCGAAACCATGGCTGAGCGCGCGCCTGCTGCGTCGGACCAATCCGCTCGATCGCCGCAAGGCGGCGAGGCCCCTTCGGCACAGACCGGACCCGACTGGCGGGCTCTGGTGGAAGCGATCGATGCCAGGGGGATGATGCAAGAGGCCAGCGTCATGCGCCTGCAGGTACGCGTGGTTGAGCTGGACGATGGCCTGCTACGCTATGGCCGCGACCCAAAGTTCACAGAAGACATCGCACCAGTTATCAAGGACACGCTCTACCGGCATACTCAGAGCCGTTGGACAGTCGAGGAACTGCCCGGCGGGGTTGGCGCGCCATCGCTGGTGGAACAGGAGCAAGCCGCGCGGGACGCCGCTTCGGCGGCGATTCGTGCACATCCCCTGGTGAAGGCGGCCTTTGAGGCATTCCCGGATGCCGAACTTGTCGAGGACGGCGGCGCTACCCCCACGCGCCGCGAAATCCCATGGAGTAGAAACGCATGA
- a CDS encoding S41 family peptidase, which translates to MHRLVFLAVAAATPGVLAAQSAGSAAVTTEATVEPFDKAIALEAVGVLATKLEQNFVFPAVGKAYAAMLRENLALGKYSEFADVQAFADAVTRDLQAVQKDGHLKVHIVPPEERLGPGNENDAAASEPAGPPQSMNTISRSGWIADGVAYIRFESFFGTDETMDALRAFIAEHRGARSLVIDIRTHRGGGLDEMDLLFPHLFSKTTGLLAMDTRASVIENGGGLPPQETLRLVAAPEGIVRHEHVVTPANDGAFQNTKVYVLTAKRTASAAEHLALALKRAGRATLIGETTRGAGNFGGMEPLDASFTYAAFIPFGRTFDPDTGQGWDGIGIEPNIAVPADQALDEALRLAGVGLSGEAALAAMK; encoded by the coding sequence ATGCATCGTTTGGTTTTTCTGGCTGTTGCTGCAGCCACCCCTGGCGTTCTCGCTGCACAGAGCGCTGGCTCGGCAGCCGTTACTACCGAGGCGACGGTAGAACCATTCGACAAGGCGATCGCCCTCGAGGCCGTCGGCGTACTGGCAACCAAGCTGGAGCAGAACTTCGTGTTTCCAGCAGTTGGGAAAGCCTATGCCGCGATGCTCCGCGAGAACCTTGCGCTTGGCAAGTACTCGGAATTTGCCGACGTTCAGGCCTTTGCTGACGCCGTAACTCGCGACCTTCAGGCCGTGCAGAAGGATGGACACCTAAAGGTTCATATCGTTCCCCCCGAAGAGCGCTTGGGCCCCGGCAATGAGAACGATGCGGCTGCCTCCGAGCCTGCCGGGCCGCCGCAATCCATGAACACCATCTCAAGGTCGGGCTGGATTGCGGATGGCGTAGCCTACATTCGCTTCGAGAGCTTCTTTGGTACCGACGAAACCATGGACGCGCTTCGTGCATTCATCGCCGAGCATAGAGGTGCAAGATCGCTGGTCATCGATATCCGTACGCACCGGGGCGGAGGCCTCGATGAGATGGACCTGCTGTTTCCGCATCTCTTCTCCAAGACCACAGGTTTGCTGGCTATGGATACGCGCGCCTCCGTGATCGAGAATGGTGGAGGCCTGCCTCCGCAGGAAACCCTGCGCCTTGTCGCCGCACCGGAAGGCATAGTGCGGCACGAACATGTGGTCACGCCTGCCAACGATGGGGCATTCCAGAATACCAAGGTCTATGTGTTGACGGCGAAACGGACCGCATCGGCAGCCGAGCACCTCGCGTTGGCGCTCAAGCGGGCGGGTCGCGCGACCTTGATCGGCGAGACCACACGCGGCGCGGGCAATTTCGGAGGAATGGAGCCGCTCGATGCGAGCTTTACCTATGCCGCCTTCATTCCGTTCGGTCGCACGTTTGACCCGGACACGGGGCAGGGCTGGGACGGCATTGGGATCGAACCGAATATCGCCGTTCCCGCCGATCAGGCATTGGACGAAGCGCTCCGGCTTGCCGGAGTTGGTCTTTCAGGCGAAGCGGCATTGGCAGCCATGAAGTAG
- a CDS encoding HU family DNA-binding protein, translating into MNKNDLIGAVADASGLSKSDAAGAVEAVFDSITKALTNGDEVRLVGFGTFSVAKRKASTGRNPRTGEPMTIKASKQPKFKAGKGLKDSVN; encoded by the coding sequence ATGAACAAGAACGACCTGATCGGCGCAGTCGCCGACGCCAGCGGCCTTTCCAAGAGCGATGCTGCGGGTGCGGTTGAAGCGGTGTTCGATTCGATCACCAAGGCGCTTACCAATGGTGACGAAGTTCGCCTGGTCGGTTTCGGTACGTTCTCGGTTGCCAAGCGCAAGGCATCGACCGGCCGCAATCCGCGAACTGGCGAACCGATGACGATCAAGGCCTCGAAGCAACCCAAGTTCAAGGCCGGCAAGGGCCTGAAGGACTCGGTCAACTAA